One Coffea arabica cultivar ET-39 chromosome 5e, Coffea Arabica ET-39 HiFi, whole genome shotgun sequence DNA segment encodes these proteins:
- the LOC113687810 gene encoding disease resistance protein RFL1-like, with protein MLPFWGKALAEKTGEKVIEKTVEFALENCTGRSHMDNVQSLKRNWQELSCKAFDVEQEVNREEMSGKKKRKSEVDNWLKDVKKLSPEIDALETRGSSLRLPLKEDPVGKLQFQVKDLVDQSRHFDGLVLDTCDNIGEPCLPTKLFGVKFDEALKRIWPCLVTDDISSIGIYGMGGVGKTTLARHIEYHLLEKNNYRVLWVTVSQDFSVTSLQDKIANVLDINLSSRDEEDARARILRDAFRKMLKLIVLILDDVWEEFCLDRVGIPLHPNKCRLILTTRSLEVCNRIQCQRKFALQTLDTGEAWDLFKYKLGSEPLLQGDLESIAKSIVEECDGLPLGIITVAGSMRGVRDICEWRNALEQLKTCSIGYHEMERDVFRILEWSFNRLNECQRNCFLYCSLYPEDSKLKIKELIDLFIWAELMQERNSWSQEFDQGHTILNKLIKVCLLEETRDYEGDDCVKMHDLVRDMALRITDGKSNLQMNGDVPRFLVKSIGKGNSKVTLEPKKWTEDLHAVSFHSFSYPQLEIKVPPAWSPNCPKLSTLLLSDVSIEEIPDSFFRHMCGLKVLNLSRCEGITELPNSVSDLVNLTALILKDCRRLRSVPPLGKLKQLRDLDLSDTKIEDLPEGWESLVNLERLDLNQCPNLKRLPLFLSTINGSPSLPSTLHKIRGDKEWWESLEWDNPSAKNALDPLFSTLWWDNWRPLV; from the coding sequence ATGCTACCATTTTGGGGAAAAGCTCTGGCAGAAAAGACGGGGGAAAAGGTGATAGAAAAGACGGTAGAGTTCGCATTAGAAAATTGCACGGGAAGGAGTCACATGGACAACGTGCAATCGCTAAAAAGGAATTGGCAAGAATTGAGTTGCAAAGCATTTGACGTAGAACAAGAAGTCAATAGGGAAGAAATGTCaggtaaaaagaaaaggaaaagtgaagTTGACAATTGGTTGAAGGACGTTAAAAAGTTAAGTCCTGAAATTGATGCATTGGAAACAAGAGGATCATCTTTGAGGCTTCCACTAAAGGAGGATCCTGTAGGAAAGCTGCAATTTCAGGTGAAAGACCTTGTTGATCAGAGCCGTCATTTCGATGGGCTTGTGCTCGATACTTGTGACAACATCGGAGAGCCATGCCTGCCAACCAAATTGTTTGGAGTAAAGTTCGATGaagctttgaagagaatttGGCCATGCTTGGTGACCGATGATATATCAAGCATTGGGATTTATGGTATGGGTGGAGTTGGCAAGACCACACTGGCGAGGCACATTGAGTACCATCTTTTAGAAAAGAACAATTATCGGGTGCTTTGGGTTACAGTATCTCAAGACTTCAGTGTCACCAGCTTGCAGGATAAGATTGCCAATGTCTTGGACATTAATCTATCCAGTAGggacgaggaagacgccagggCAAGAATATTGCGTGACGCATTCAGGAAAATGCTGAAATTAATAGTACTCATATTGGATGATGTTTGGGAAGAATTTTGTTTAGACAGGGTAGGGATTCCACTTCATCCAAACAAGTGCAGATTGATTTTGACTACACGCTCACTGGAAGTGTGCAACAGGATACAATGTCAAAGAAAGTTTGCTTTGCAAACTCTGGACACAGGCGAAGCTTGGGATTTGTTCAAGTATAAACTTGGCAGCGAGCCCTTGCTTCAAGGAGATTTGGAAAGTATTGCCAAGTCCATTGTGGAAGAGTGTGATGGTTTGCCTCTTGGCATTATCACAGTGGCTGGAAGCATGAGAGGTGTGAGAGACATTTGTGAGTGGAGAAATGCATTGGAACAATTGAAAACATGTTCAATAGGGTATCATGAGATGGAACGAGATGTGTTTCGCATCCTGGAATGGAGTTTCAATCGCTTGAATGAATGCCAAAGGAATTGCTTCTTGTATTGCTCTCTTTACCCGGAAGAtagtaaattaaaaataaaggaacTAATAGACCTCTTTATTTGGGCAGAGCTGATGCAAGAACGGAACTCATGGTCACAAGAATTTGATCAAGGTCACACGATATTAAACAAACTGATAAAAGTTTGCTTGCTAGAAGAAACTAGAGATTATGAAGGGGATGACTGTGTGAAGATGCATGATTTGGTCAGAGATATGGCATTAAGAATCACGGACGGAAAATCCAACCTACAGATGAACGGGGATGTACCACGGTTCTTGGTGAAAAGCATAGGAAAGGGAAATTCTAAAGTAACACTGGAACCAAAAAAATGGACAGAAGATCTCCATGCAGTCtcctttcattcattttcataTCCACAACTAGAAATAAAAGTTCCGCCAGCCTGGTCACCAAATTGTCCTAAGCTCTCAACCTTGCTTCTTTCTGATGTTTCCATAGAAGAAATCCCAGATTCATTCTTTCGGCACATGTGTGGACTTAAAGTTTTGAATCTATCTCGGTGCGAAGGTATAACAGAGCTGCCTAATTCTGTTTCAGACTTGGTGAATCTCACTGCTTTGATTTTGAAGGATTGTAGACGCCTCCGATCTGTGCCACCACTGGGAAAGCTCAAGCAATTGAGGGATTTGGACTTATCAGACACTAAGATTGAGGATTTACCTGAGGGTTGGGAGTCACTGGTCAATCTTGAAAGACTTGACTTGAACCAGTGTCCAAATTTAAAGAGGCTGCCTCTGTTTCTTTCCACCATCAACGGGTCACCATCTCTTCCCAGCACTCTTCATAAAATCAGGGGAGATAAAGAATGGTGGGAATCATTAGAGTGGGACAATCCTAGTGCCAAAAATGCCCTTGACCCATTGTTTTCCACGCTGTGGTGGGATAATTGGAGACCACTTGTTTGA